A single window of Nicotiana sylvestris chromosome 5, ASM39365v2, whole genome shotgun sequence DNA harbors:
- the LOC138868242 gene encoding uncharacterized protein: MANDGLNTENVQGQTHPVETAQGHTHPVEVVLGHTHPLYLRPPDTPGEHLIEFKLIGTEKYNLWSRSMRIGLFTKNKIRFIDGNCKKENFEQNLHDQWERCNAFVLSWIMNVVTKELYSTVVYGSSACNVWRDLKERFDKRNISRIYNLSQEIIALKQGLAPVSVYYSKLKNLWDEYDVMTPTHSCPCPESRIFVEHIQQQRLVQFLSGLNESFA, from the coding sequence ATGGCTAATGATGGATTGAATACTGAGAATGTGCAAGGACAAACTCATCCTGTTGAGACTGCGCAAGGACACACTCATCCTGTTGAGGTTGTGCTAGGACACACTCATCCTTTGTATTTACGACCACCAGACACGCCGGGAGAGCATCTGATTGAATTCAAGCTCATAGGGACAGAGAAATACAATTTGTGGTCTAGATCTATGAGAATTGGACTGTTTACGAAAAACAAAATTAGATTTATTGATGGAAACTGTAAGAAGGAGAATTTTGAGCAAAATTTGCACGATCAGTGGGAGAGATGCAATGCATTTGTGCTATCATGGATAATGAATGTTGTCACCAAAGAGCTCTATAGTACTGTGGTCTATGGGTCCTCTGCGTGTAATGTGTGGAGAGATCTGAAGGAAAGGTTTGATAAGAGGAACATCTCTAGAATCTACAATTTGTCGCAGGAAATTATAGCCCTTAAGCAAGGTTTGGCACCAGTCTCTGTTTACTATTCTAAACTGAAGAACCTATGGGATGAATATGATGTTATGACACCTACTCATTCATGTCCATGTCCTGAGTCAAGGATATTTGTGGAACATATTCAGCAACAACGTCTAGTGCAGTTTCTGAGTGGTCTCAATGAATCATTTGCTTAG